One window from the genome of Deinococcus sp. NW-56 encodes:
- a CDS encoding GGDEF domain-containing protein — protein MTQPGSHPADPLAWDYTARTQRRMFGQLAWVGTLACLGTLAFQWPTPTPRDLIALPLLAALLLGLLFGVRRGWLRLIPAARAALLGLTLYFLVGLWPWPGSGGGHLSLLSESTYWFPVLYAGAFLLFAPREALRWSAVTYLLALAVCLYRLFWGPEARSVDLAASIMQFQIVGLIMILMQATFGAQRGQLLAARQAARQDPLTGLANRRAGEERLAELAHAGRPFTLVVFDLDHFKAVNDTHGHAVGDWVLQMTARLSRELLPPGGVATRWGGEEFLLILPPLEPGALRTLLDALRARLAREHVGGVRGVTASFGVAVSAPGEPPERVVSRADAAMYAAKARGRDGVQHAERSAVGGSTAGQDP, from the coding sequence ATGACCCAACCCGGTTCCCACCCCGCCGACCCGCTGGCCTGGGACTACACGGCGAGGACGCAGCGGCGGATGTTCGGGCAACTGGCCTGGGTGGGCACGCTGGCCTGTCTGGGTACGCTGGCCTTTCAGTGGCCCACCCCCACCCCCCGTGACCTGATCGCGCTGCCGCTGCTCGCGGCGCTGCTGCTGGGCTTGCTGTTTGGGGTGCGGCGCGGGTGGCTGAGGCTGATTCCGGCCGCGCGGGCGGCGCTGCTGGGGCTCACGCTCTATTTTCTGGTGGGGCTGTGGCCCTGGCCGGGCAGCGGGGGCGGGCACCTCTCGCTGCTGAGCGAAAGCACCTACTGGTTCCCGGTGCTGTACGCCGGGGCCTTTTTGCTGTTCGCCCCGCGTGAAGCGCTGCGGTGGTCGGCGGTGACGTACCTGCTGGCCCTGGCGGTGTGCCTCTACCGCCTCTTCTGGGGACCGGAGGCCCGCAGCGTGGACCTCGCGGCGTCGATCATGCAGTTTCAGATTGTCGGCCTGATCATGATCCTGATGCAGGCGACTTTCGGGGCGCAGCGCGGACAACTGCTCGCAGCGCGGCAGGCGGCGCGGCAAGACCCCCTGACCGGCCTGGCCAACCGCCGGGCGGGGGAGGAACGGCTGGCCGAACTCGCGCACGCCGGGCGGCCCTTCACACTGGTGGTGTTCGACCTCGACCACTTCAAGGCCGTGAACGACACCCACGGGCACGCCGTAGGAGACTGGGTCTTGCAGATGACGGCCCGGCTCTCGCGCGAACTGCTGCCCCCCGGCGGTGTGGCGACCCGCTGGGGCGGCGAGGAATTCCTGCTGATCCTGCCGCCGCTGGAGCCGGGAGCGCTGCGGACCCTGCTCGACGCCCTGCGGGCACGGCTGGCCCGCGAGCACGTGGGAGGGGTCAGGGGGGTCACGGCGTCCTTCGGCGTGGCGGTCTCCGCGCCGGGTGAACCGCCGGAGCGGGTGGTGTCCCGTGCCGACGCCGCCATGTACGCGGCCAAAGCCCGTGGGCGCGACGGCGTGCAGCACGCGGAGCGCTCCGCCGTGGGCGGGTCCACGGCGGGTCAGGACCCTTGA
- a CDS encoding LacI family DNA-binding transcriptional regulator, translating to MVGLDVTRKPTIQDVARRAGVGVGTVSRVLNNHPSVRGATREGVLRAIADLDYTPNPHARRIAGGKSYTISVLLPVVTTEFYVRLLDGLESAFQAARYDVAIFPLLDRSRLERYLGSHTLAYQADGLVMATYNLTSLLAERRVRTGQPTVLVDAYAEGVDCAYMDNVTGGRLAGEYAAGLPGDLYAVWVETELDQLFTTRVFEDRRSGFLEALTAAGRPLCGEFTASFDPLAARTVAATLLDAAALPCTVFASADLLAGALLDEAHARGLKIGEDVRVIGFDDQPWAAGRDLTTLHQPVEAMGFEAAGLLLGRLGGYRGPARARRFEPRLVVRGSA from the coding sequence ATGGTGGGCCTTGACGTGACGCGCAAACCCACGATTCAGGATGTGGCCCGCCGGGCCGGGGTGGGGGTCGGCACCGTGTCGCGCGTGCTGAACAACCACCCGTCGGTGCGCGGCGCCACCCGCGAGGGCGTGCTGCGGGCCATTGCCGACCTCGACTACACGCCCAACCCGCACGCCCGCCGCATCGCGGGCGGCAAGAGCTACACCATCAGCGTGCTGCTGCCCGTCGTGACCACCGAGTTCTATGTGCGGCTGCTCGACGGGCTGGAGAGTGCTTTTCAGGCCGCCCGCTACGACGTGGCGATCTTTCCGCTGCTCGACCGTTCGCGGCTGGAACGCTATCTGGGGTCGCACACGCTGGCGTACCAGGCCGACGGGCTGGTGATGGCGACCTACAACCTCACCTCGCTCTTGGCCGAGCGGCGGGTCCGCACCGGGCAGCCCACGGTGCTGGTCGACGCCTACGCCGAGGGGGTGGACTGCGCCTACATGGACAACGTGACGGGCGGTCGCCTCGCCGGGGAGTACGCGGCGGGCCTGCCGGGCGACTTGTACGCCGTCTGGGTCGAGACCGAACTCGACCAGCTCTTCACCACCCGCGTCTTCGAGGACCGCCGCAGCGGATTTCTGGAGGCCCTCACGGCGGCGGGGCGGCCCCTGTGCGGCGAGTTCACCGCCAGCTTCGATCCTCTCGCGGCCCGGACGGTGGCCGCCACCCTGCTCGACGCGGCGGCGCTCCCCTGCACAGTCTTTGCTTCCGCCGACCTGCTGGCGGGCGCCCTGCTCGACGAGGCGCACGCGCGGGGCCTGAAAATCGGCGAGGACGTGCGGGTGATCGGCTTCGACGACCAGCCATGGGCGGCGGGCCGGGACCTTACGACCCTGCACCAGCCCGTCGAGGCGATGGGCTTCGAGGCCGCCGGGCTGCTGCTGGGGCGGCTGGGCGGCTACCGTGGACCGGCCCGCGCCCGGCGTTTCGAACCCCGGCTGGTCGTGCGCGGCTCGGCGTAG
- a CDS encoding thymidine kinase: MLKSPYHGGHLEVIVGPMFSGKSEELIRRVTRAVIARQRVAVFKPALDSRYHAAHVASHAGRSLEAVAVPGAAAIRAHLLGEGELLSDPALTLPDVVGIDEAQFFGPELGPLVLDLAGRGVRVILAGLDLDFRAEPFGCMPDLLARAESVEKLTAICTVCGAPATRSQRLIAGEPARYDDPVVLVGAQEAYEARCRVHHTVRPTGTPPAARSEGGVRGG; this comes from the coding sequence GTGCTGAAGTCCCCCTACCACGGCGGCCACCTCGAAGTCATCGTCGGACCGATGTTCAGCGGCAAGAGCGAGGAACTGATCCGGCGGGTGACGCGGGCGGTGATCGCCCGGCAGCGGGTGGCGGTGTTCAAGCCCGCGCTGGACAGCCGCTACCACGCGGCGCACGTCGCCAGCCACGCGGGCCGCAGCCTGGAGGCGGTCGCGGTGCCCGGCGCGGCGGCGATCCGCGCCCACCTGCTGGGCGAGGGCGAGCTGCTCTCCGACCCCGCGCTGACCCTGCCCGACGTGGTGGGCATCGACGAGGCGCAGTTTTTCGGGCCGGAACTCGGGCCGCTGGTGCTGGACCTCGCGGGCCGCGGGGTGCGGGTGATTCTGGCGGGGCTGGACCTCGACTTCCGGGCCGAGCCCTTCGGCTGTATGCCTGACCTGCTCGCGCGTGCCGAGAGCGTGGAGAAGCTCACCGCCATCTGCACGGTGTGCGGCGCTCCCGCGACCCGTTCGCAGCGCCTGATTGCCGGAGAGCCTGCCCGTTACGACGACCCGGTGGTGCTCGTGGGCGCCCAGGAAGCCTACGAGGCCCGCTGCCGGGTTCATCACACCGTGCGGCCGACGGGTACGCCTCCAGCCGCCCGGAGTGAGGGGGGAGTGCGGGGAGGCTGA
- a CDS encoding copper chaperone PCu(A)C, giving the protein MSRPTPLLLSLALAAVVIPAAAIRSQAGQPSSPVAHSTHVAPTSSSPSTGRLPLTVQGASVIAVPPGATETSAGMTLRNPGKTPVVLTSARSSAAGHVMLMTTRRDAQGRVGMSAVKSLTVPAGGQLALKPGGDHLMLMDLKRPLKPGERVPLVLVARDGRTLTVSATVRLP; this is encoded by the coding sequence ATGTCCAGACCCACCCCCCTGCTCCTCTCCCTGGCGCTCGCCGCCGTCGTGATTCCCGCCGCCGCGATTCGCAGTCAGGCGGGGCAGCCCTCGTCTCCGGTGGCCCACTCCACCCATGTGGCGCCGACTTCTTCCTCTCCCTCAACCGGGCGGCTGCCCCTGACCGTGCAGGGGGCCAGCGTGATCGCCGTGCCACCCGGCGCGACCGAGACGAGCGCGGGCATGACCCTGCGGAACCCCGGCAAGACCCCGGTGGTGCTCACATCGGCCCGCAGCTCTGCCGCCGGACACGTCATGCTGATGACCACCCGGCGCGACGCGCAGGGGCGGGTCGGCATGAGCGCCGTGAAGAGTCTGACCGTTCCGGCGGGCGGGCAACTCGCCTTGAAGCCGGGCGGTGACCACCTGATGCTGATGGACCTGAAGCGGCCGCTCAAGCCCGGCGAGCGTGTTCCGCTGGTGCTCGTCGCGCGGGACGGCCGCACCCTGACCGTCTCCGCCACCGTCCGCCTGCCCTGA